From a single Bacteroidota bacterium genomic region:
- a CDS encoding S46 family peptidase, producing MVLRRLVAIFYLFIHCSVAVADEGMWLPQLLQQLNAAEMRIKGLQIPIEEIYNVNKNSLKDAVVSFGGFCTGELISSKGLMITNHHCGFSQIQKQSTLEHNYLRDGFWAMSMKEEIPCPELTATFIIRIDDVTASFTNALEGLSEEQRAVKIKEIASGLEKKAMEGTHYEAQVKQLYSGNEFFLFVSETFRDVRLVGAPPSSIGNFGGDTDNWMWPRHTGDFSVFRIYADKDNKPAKFSPDNIPFTPRHHFSISMRGVEEEDFTMVYGFPGRTQQYISSYQLQTILEVNNPNGIKVRDERLRIMNEARRSSEALHLQYAAKYSRVNNAWKKWQGEIKGLTLSNGLKKKRDYEVDFRNWCNTSEANKMKYGQVLPALEKLYAQHRPYLSANDYYAEAVFGVEIISYANAYKKLIDATLEEKPDTAKVRIEATKLKSGVSDYFKDYDASTDKKMMSSLFKLFDEGVSDSLKPEYFTLLRNRYKSDFNKMTEEIFEDSKFDERAGMEKALSSFNTSKAKSLKKDPAYQLADQLLTFFRSKIQLKLVSFNIELQKWNRIYMAGQREMQPERKFYPDANSTLRLAYGKVKGYDARDAVFYDYQTNLDGVIQKYIPGHEEFDLPPRLIELHRNKDYGRYMVKGSVPVAFIATNHTTGGNSGSPVLNAKGQLIGTNYDRVWEGTMSDILFNPDICRNVTLDIRYTLFIIDKFAGAKHLVDEMDIVE from the coding sequence ATGGTATTACGCAGGCTTGTCGCTATCTTCTATCTGTTTATTCATTGTTCCGTTGCTGTTGCTGATGAGGGGATGTGGTTGCCACAACTTTTGCAGCAACTGAATGCGGCTGAAATGCGAATTAAAGGCTTGCAAATTCCGATCGAAGAAATTTACAACGTCAATAAAAATAGTTTGAAAGACGCGGTGGTTTCGTTTGGCGGATTTTGTACCGGCGAGCTTATTTCATCGAAAGGTCTTATGATTACAAATCACCACTGTGGTTTTAGCCAGATACAGAAACAAAGTACACTGGAGCATAATTACCTGCGAGATGGTTTCTGGGCTATGTCAATGAAAGAAGAAATTCCTTGTCCGGAACTTACAGCCACTTTTATAATCCGTATTGATGATGTGACGGCTTCATTCACTAACGCACTGGAAGGTCTAAGTGAAGAACAACGGGCTGTGAAAATTAAAGAAATTGCTTCCGGTCTTGAGAAAAAAGCTATGGAAGGAACCCATTATGAAGCTCAGGTTAAACAATTATATTCCGGTAACGAATTTTTTCTTTTTGTGTCAGAGACGTTCAGGGATGTACGGCTTGTTGGCGCACCTCCTTCCTCTATAGGAAATTTTGGAGGAGATACCGATAACTGGATGTGGCCAAGGCATACCGGCGACTTTTCGGTTTTTCGTATCTATGCGGATAAGGATAATAAGCCGGCAAAATTCAGTCCGGATAATATCCCTTTTACACCACGGCATCATTTCTCCATCAGCATGAGAGGTGTAGAGGAGGAAGATTTTACCATGGTGTATGGATTTCCGGGTCGGACACAGCAGTATATTTCCTCTTATCAGTTGCAGACAATCCTTGAAGTGAACAATCCTAATGGTATTAAGGTTAGGGATGAGCGTTTGCGTATCATGAATGAAGCAAGGAGAAGCAGCGAAGCACTGCATCTTCAATATGCCGCAAAATACAGTAGAGTCAACAATGCCTGGAAGAAATGGCAAGGGGAGATTAAAGGATTGACGTTATCGAATGGATTAAAGAAAAAACGGGACTATGAAGTAGATTTTAGAAACTGGTGTAACACCAGCGAGGCGAACAAAATGAAGTACGGGCAGGTGCTTCCTGCTCTTGAAAAACTTTATGCTCAGCACCGCCCCTATCTATCAGCCAATGACTATTATGCTGAAGCGGTCTTTGGTGTGGAAATCATTTCCTATGCCAACGCTTATAAAAAATTGATTGATGCTACTCTGGAAGAGAAGCCGGACACCGCTAAAGTCAGGATAGAAGCAACAAAACTGAAGTCCGGAGTTTCAGATTACTTCAAAGATTATGACGCGAGCACCGATAAAAAAATGATGAGTAGCCTATTCAAGCTATTTGACGAAGGGGTTTCCGACTCCCTGAAACCAGAGTACTTTACGTTACTTCGAAACCGTTATAAATCGGATTTTAATAAAATGACAGAAGAGATTTTTGAAGATAGTAAATTTGACGAACGGGCCGGAATGGAGAAAGCACTGTCTTCTTTCAACACTTCTAAAGCGAAATCCCTGAAGAAGGACCCTGCTTATCAGTTAGCGGATCAACTGTTAACCTTCTTCCGTTCAAAAATTCAGCTTAAGCTAGTAAGTTTCAATATTGAACTGCAAAAGTGGAACCGCATCTACATGGCCGGACAAAGAGAGATGCAACCGGAACGAAAATTTTATCCCGATGCCAATAGTACTTTGCGCTTAGCCTATGGGAAAGTCAAAGGGTATGATGCCAGAGACGCTGTTTTTTATGACTATCAAACCAATCTCGATGGCGTCATTCAAAAATATATTCCAGGACATGAAGAGTTTGATTTGCCTCCGCGTTTAATCGAATTACATCGCAACAAAGACTATGGAAGATATATGGTGAAAGGTTCTGTGCCGGTCGCTTTCATCGCTACCAATCACACTACCGGTGGTAATTCCGGAAGTCCGGTGTTGAATGCAAAAGGGCAACTCATCGGCACCAATTATGATCGGGTATGGGAAGGAACAATGAGCGATATTCTTTTTAACCCGGATATTTGTAGAAATGTCACCCTGGATATTCGTTATACCCTTTTTATCATCGATAAATTCGCAGGTGCGAAACACCTCGTGGATGAAATGGATATTGTAGAGTAA
- the tnpA gene encoding IS200/IS605 family transposase → MANTFTQIIIHFVFVVKGRSNLINENIKDTIEKYMCGIIKENKSKPLSIYCNPDHVHILIGLHPEISVSKMAGLVKGNASKFIHEQKMIKGKFEWQSGYGAFSASRSAVPVISKYILNQKEHHSTRSFKKEYVTVLKENEIEFTEKYLPEFYDADSDLGV, encoded by the coding sequence ATGGCAAACACATTCACACAAATCATTATACATTTTGTATTCGTTGTTAAAGGTAGGTCCAATCTAATTAATGAGAATATAAAGGATACTATCGAAAAGTATATGTGTGGTATCATCAAAGAAAATAAATCAAAACCGTTATCGATATATTGTAATCCAGATCATGTTCACATTTTAATTGGATTACATCCTGAAATTTCGGTTTCTAAAATGGCCGGTTTAGTTAAGGGTAACGCATCCAAATTTATCCACGAGCAAAAGATGATTAAAGGAAAATTTGAATGGCAGTCGGGATATGGTGCTTTCTCCGCTTCAAGGTCTGCTGTTCCCGTAATTTCAAAGTATATCTTAAACCAAAAAGAGCATCATAGTACGAGGTCTTTTAAAAAAGAGTATGTAACAGTTTTGAAAGAAAATGAAATTGAGTTTACAGAAAAATATCTACCGGAGTTTTATGATGCTGACTCCGATTTAGGTGTTTAG